A part of Gemmatimonas groenlandica genomic DNA contains:
- a CDS encoding phytoene/squalene synthase family protein: MTLPIAVSAALSQRDAARFCEAILPAVSRTFALGIKVLPGALGQAVLDAYLLCRIADTVEDAPAVDPHVKAALFDDFLAAFNDTAALERFLQGVKPLVGDEAHLSLTLNADLVFAHFAVLPPKTRAVVQKWVAEMAIGMRKFVLLYPDGIRIQTVEEYKEYCYYVAGTVGYMLTDLWHEHSSSIGTKRHAILRERCRAFAEALQTVNILKDVAVDAEKENSVYVPEELLRAHGSSQSSILAPELIAKNREALTQLIQLAWHDLEEARMYLLLIPRRAISIRLFCILPLLLAYATLRDLVQSTAMLKPGGSVKISRREVKSLLMTGSMLVMSNAGVRWLVERVRRRAFVLELVTAP, encoded by the coding sequence ATGACACTGCCGATCGCCGTCTCTGCCGCCCTGTCTCAGCGCGATGCCGCCCGCTTCTGTGAGGCCATCCTGCCGGCAGTGTCGCGCACGTTTGCGCTCGGCATCAAAGTGCTGCCTGGTGCGCTCGGTCAGGCCGTACTCGATGCGTATCTGTTGTGCCGCATTGCCGATACCGTCGAAGACGCGCCGGCCGTCGATCCGCACGTGAAGGCGGCGCTGTTCGACGACTTCCTCGCGGCATTTAACGATACCGCCGCGCTCGAGCGGTTTCTGCAGGGTGTGAAGCCGCTCGTGGGCGACGAAGCGCATCTGTCGCTCACGCTCAACGCGGACCTCGTGTTCGCACACTTTGCGGTGCTGCCGCCGAAAACGCGCGCAGTGGTGCAGAAGTGGGTGGCCGAGATGGCGATCGGCATGCGCAAGTTCGTGCTGCTCTATCCCGACGGCATTCGCATTCAGACCGTCGAGGAGTACAAGGAGTACTGCTACTATGTCGCCGGCACGGTGGGCTACATGCTGACCGACTTGTGGCACGAACACTCGTCGAGCATCGGCACCAAACGCCACGCCATTCTGCGCGAGCGGTGCCGCGCATTCGCCGAGGCGCTGCAGACCGTGAACATCCTGAAGGATGTCGCCGTCGACGCCGAGAAGGAGAATTCGGTGTACGTGCCCGAGGAGCTGCTGCGCGCGCACGGCAGCTCGCAGAGCAGTATTCTGGCGCCGGAGCTCATCGCGAAGAACCGCGAGGCGCTCACGCAGCTCATTCAGCTGGCGTGGCACGATCTCGAAGAAGCGCGCATGTATCTGCTGCTCATCCCGCGCCGTGCGATTTCCATTCGCCTGTTCTGCATTCTGCCGCTGCTGCTCGCCTACGCCACGCTGCGCGATCTCGTGCAGAGCACGGCCATGCTCAAGCCGGGCGGGTCGGTCAAGATCTCGCGTCGCGAAGTGAAGTCGTTGCTGATGACCGGCTCGATGCTCGTGATGAGCAACGCGGGTGTGCGCTGGCTCGTGGAGCGGGTGCGCCGACGCGCGTTCGTGCTCGAGCTGGTTACCGCGCCGTAA
- a CDS encoding FAD-binding oxidoreductase, which produces MIESPPDFRGVFRTDLLARAMYAEGAGIARCVPAGVAVPVDADDVPALMRWGKREGIALMPRGSGSGMAAGAVGPGVIVDLSRLRHLGPVDVDERVIRVGAGATRGEIDDAGRRVGLRFPVDPSSGAFCTIGGMVGANAAGARTLKFGATRPWVHGVRCVFDDGTDVWVRRGEPWPIGVPAVRRVSDALSQISAQLGSEIPAYALTHAGVRKESSGYAIADALRADGHLVDLLVGSEGTLAIFTEVELSLIPAAGATATILAIFDSLEAATACAVEARIDGATACELLDRTFLDVAATDGPTGIPSDAEAVLLMEVEGESAAEALHAMTQLAARATRHGASDVHTAVDADSEHRLWALRHAASPILSRLAPRLRSMQFIEDGCVPPDRFPDYVRGVRRALDHFDMPGVIFGHAGDAHAHVNPLVDVTRAGWRDRVHGILDRVCELTAVLGGTLSGEHGDGRLRAPLMDRVWGLEARGAFAHVKDAADPSGVLNPGCKIAREGDRAISTLRHDPDAPPLPPAARAALDDIERTRSWNRFRLDGLEG; this is translated from the coding sequence GTGATCGAGTCGCCTCCCGATTTCCGTGGTGTGTTCCGCACCGATCTGCTCGCCCGGGCGATGTACGCCGAGGGCGCCGGGATCGCGCGGTGTGTGCCAGCGGGGGTGGCCGTTCCGGTCGACGCCGATGACGTGCCGGCTTTGATGCGCTGGGGCAAGCGCGAGGGCATCGCGTTGATGCCGCGCGGTTCGGGGAGCGGTATGGCCGCCGGGGCCGTGGGCCCTGGAGTGATCGTGGACCTGAGCCGACTGCGCCACCTCGGCCCGGTGGATGTGGATGAGCGCGTCATCCGTGTCGGCGCCGGTGCGACGCGAGGCGAGATCGACGATGCCGGGCGCCGCGTAGGCCTGCGCTTTCCGGTGGACCCGTCGAGCGGGGCGTTCTGCACGATCGGCGGCATGGTGGGTGCGAACGCGGCGGGAGCGCGCACGCTCAAGTTCGGCGCCACGCGCCCGTGGGTGCATGGCGTGCGCTGCGTATTCGACGACGGCACCGATGTGTGGGTGCGACGCGGCGAGCCGTGGCCGATCGGCGTGCCCGCCGTGCGGCGCGTGTCGGATGCGCTGTCGCAGATCAGTGCGCAACTCGGCAGTGAAATCCCGGCGTACGCGCTGACGCACGCCGGGGTTCGCAAGGAGTCGTCGGGGTACGCCATCGCCGATGCACTGCGCGCCGACGGACACCTGGTGGATCTGCTGGTCGGCAGTGAGGGGACGCTCGCCATCTTCACCGAAGTGGAGCTCTCGCTCATTCCGGCCGCGGGAGCAACGGCCACGATTCTGGCGATCTTCGACTCGCTGGAGGCGGCCACCGCCTGTGCGGTGGAGGCCCGCATCGATGGGGCGACCGCCTGCGAACTGCTCGATCGCACCTTTCTCGACGTGGCCGCGACCGATGGCCCGACGGGAATTCCGTCGGACGCCGAAGCGGTGCTGCTGATGGAAGTCGAAGGCGAATCCGCGGCAGAGGCATTGCACGCGATGACGCAGTTGGCCGCGCGCGCCACGCGACACGGTGCGAGTGACGTACACACGGCCGTCGACGCGGATAGCGAGCATCGATTGTGGGCGCTGCGTCACGCGGCGAGTCCGATTCTGTCACGACTCGCGCCGCGACTCCGGTCGATGCAGTTCATCGAAGACGGCTGCGTGCCCCCGGATCGCTTTCCCGACTACGTACGCGGCGTGCGCCGCGCGCTCGACCATTTCGACATGCCGGGCGTGATCTTCGGACACGCCGGCGACGCGCACGCGCACGTGAATCCTCTGGTGGACGTGACGCGCGCCGGATGGCGCGACCGGGTGCACGGCATTCTCGATCGCGTGTGCGAGCTCACGGCGGTGCTTGGCGGCACGTTGTCGGGCGAGCATGGCGACGGCCGACTGCGGGCACCGCTGATGGACCGCGTGTGGGGTCTCGAAGCGCGCGGCGCGTTCGCGCACGTGAAGGATGCGGCCGATCCGTCCGGGGTGCTGAACCCGGGCTGCAAGATTGCGCGCGAAGGCGACCGGGCGATCTCCACCCTGCGGCACGATCCGGACGCCCCGCCCCTCCCTCCGGCCGCGCGCGCAGCGCTCGACGACATCGAGCGGACACGAAGCTGGAATCGCTTCCGGTTGGACGGATTGGAAGGCTAG